In one Pseudoclavibacter sp. Marseille-Q3772 genomic region, the following are encoded:
- a CDS encoding 50S ribosomal protein L25/general stress protein Ctc, whose amino-acid sequence MAKKELGEKLTATVRTQFGKGAARKIRANDLIPAVLYGHGSDPQHLTLPGHETMLLLRKSNALLTLDIEGTEQLALVKDVQRDPVLQIIEHVDMLIVKRGERVEVDVPVHVIGEPFPGTIVVQDAMSILVSAEATNIPESIEVNVEGLEEGASIAATEVALPEGTKLVDEETEIIILSIQVPREEIEEDEAEGEEAAEDAAEAPAEADAE is encoded by the coding sequence ATGGCTAAGAAAGAACTCGGTGAAAAGCTCACCGCAACCGTTCGCACCCAGTTTGGTAAGGGTGCCGCACGCAAGATTCGTGCGAACGACCTGATCCCCGCCGTCCTGTACGGCCACGGCAGCGACCCGCAGCACCTCACCCTGCCCGGTCACGAGACCATGCTGCTGCTGCGTAAGTCGAACGCTTTGCTGACGCTCGACATCGAGGGTACCGAGCAGCTCGCTCTGGTCAAGGACGTACAGCGTGACCCCGTGCTGCAGATCATCGAACACGTCGACATGCTCATCGTTAAGCGCGGTGAACGTGTTGAGGTTGACGTTCCGGTTCACGTCATCGGCGAGCCGTTCCCGGGCACCATCGTTGTTCAGGACGCGATGAGCATCCTCGTTTCTGCCGAGGCAACCAACATTCCCGAGAGCATCGAGGTCAACGTCGAAGGCCTGGAAGAAGGCGCATCGATCGCCGCAACCGAGGTTGCACTGCCTGAAGGCACCAAGCTCGTGGACGAAGAGACCGAGATCATCATCCTCTCCATCCAGGTACCGCGTGAGGAGATCGAGGAAGACGAAGCCGAAGGCGAAGAGGCAGCGGAGGACGCAGCCGAGGCTCCTGCAGAAGCCGACGCAGAGTAA
- the pth gene encoding aminoacyl-tRNA hydrolase has protein sequence MAIDTWLVLGLGNPGDRYRATRHNVGQMVVDELATRMHQTFSRHPRANALVVEGRTVPGGPKLVLAKSTGYMNTSGAPASQLVKYYDVPLERTIVVHDELDIPFDSLKLKRGGGHGGHNGLRDISSALGAEYLRVRVGIGRPPGRQDAADYVLRPFAASERATLPVLVSDAADAVMMIVEEGLLAAQQRVHGKP, from the coding sequence ATGGCAATTGACACGTGGCTCGTGCTGGGACTCGGTAACCCCGGGGACCGGTATCGAGCCACGCGTCATAATGTCGGGCAGATGGTGGTTGATGAACTCGCCACTCGCATGCACCAGACCTTCTCCCGACACCCGCGCGCGAACGCGCTGGTCGTTGAAGGTCGCACAGTACCGGGTGGCCCAAAGCTCGTGCTGGCCAAATCGACCGGCTATATGAACACCTCCGGTGCGCCCGCATCCCAATTGGTGAAGTACTACGACGTACCGCTCGAACGAACCATCGTGGTTCATGACGAGCTCGATATTCCATTTGATTCGCTCAAACTGAAACGCGGCGGCGGGCACGGCGGCCACAACGGACTGCGCGATATCTCTAGCGCGCTCGGTGCGGAGTACCTGCGCGTTCGCGTCGGTATTGGCAGGCCGCCCGGTCGCCAAGACGCCGCCGACTACGTTCTGCGCCCCTTTGCCGCTAGTGAGCGAGCGACACTGCCAGTGCTCGTTTCGGATGCGGCGGATGCGGTCATGATGATCGTGGAAGAGGGTCTGCTGGCAGCGCAACAACGGGTGCACGGAAAGCCCTAA
- the dtd gene encoding D-aminoacyl-tRNA deacylase: protein MRAVITRCASAHVDVDGEIVGTLPSAGLMVLVGVTHTDDQNDVDKLVRKIAQLRILAGEQSALDTNSPVLVVSQFTLYADARKGRRPSWSNAAGRAESEPLVDALVAGLQQVGLHVETGRFGAMMQVHSVNDGPFTIVLDTAELS from the coding sequence ATGCGCGCAGTGATCACGCGATGCGCGAGCGCGCATGTTGATGTCGACGGCGAGATCGTCGGTACCCTCCCGAGCGCCGGCCTGATGGTGCTCGTCGGGGTGACCCACACCGACGACCAGAATGACGTCGACAAACTCGTGCGGAAAATTGCTCAGCTGCGCATCCTTGCCGGAGAGCAAAGCGCCCTCGACACGAACTCGCCGGTGCTGGTCGTGAGCCAGTTCACCCTCTACGCAGACGCGCGCAAGGGCCGGCGGCCATCATGGTCGAATGCGGCCGGTCGCGCCGAATCCGAACCGCTCGTTGATGCCCTCGTCGCTGGGCTACAGCAGGTCGGGCTGCATGTCGAAACGGGCAGATTCGGTGCCATGATGCAGGTGCACTCGGTAAACGACGGCCCGTTCACGATCGTGCTCGATACGGCAGAGCTCTCTTAG
- the mfd gene encoding transcription-repair coupling factor — MRRARSDADFVLVDGQRAPLLAALIEARARGEHEHAMVLAITATSREAEQYASDLASFLPDAQICELPAWETLPHERLSPSADTTGRRLAALRQLAQWREHRDTPFICFASVRAALQPLLPGLDAEVGIELRSGTRGHDLQELAERLVYLAYQRVDMVTRRGEFSVRGGILDVFPPAADHAVRIDFFGDEIDEIRPFSVSDQRSFDETLESVFLTASRELLLADEVRARAREMEHEFPALEAMLTKIAEGIPVEGMESLAPALVDELVPITSYLPEDAAIAVLAPERVVGRAMDLRETNREFLEAAWAAATAGADAPIDLSGGDYLSLPQLKEARGERNWWTFSPFGAEEDDAIRVTGEAVPSFAGNSEAAVAHAVSLLQQGWRVVMAANGQGLVERAVQVLADHGAAGRPVDELPASLDTGVAYLIQAPLSAGVQLPNQQIALLTESDFYGRSAGYTVPGTKKLARKRANAVVDPLQLSAGDIVVHDQHGIGKFLRLEQRDIPVAGRPGQRSTREYLVIEYAPSKRGHPGDKLLVPTDQLSQLSRYVGGEAPTLSKMGGSDWAATKSKARKATRDIAVGLVKLYSARTAARGHAFSPDTPWQHEFEEAFPHIETPDQLQTIDEIKRDMEREMPMDRLLSGDVGFGKTEVAVRAAFKAVQDSKQVVVLVPTTLLVKQHLETFTQRMAGFPVQVRGVSRFQKPKEIADTKQGLRDGSVDIVIGTHRILAEGFTFNDLGLVIIDEEQRFGVEHKERLKELKTNVDVLSMSATPIPRTLEMAVTGIREMSTLATPPEDRHPILTFVGPRSDKQVAAAIRRELLREGQVFYVHNRTASINNVAAHLAEIVPEARIAVAHGRMSENTLEQVIVDFWERKFDVLVSTTIVETGLDIPNANTLIIDDAERYGLSQLHQLRGRVGRGRERAYAYFLYDGQRPLTETAHDRLETIAANNELGAGMQVAMKDLEIRGAGNLLGGEQSGHIAGVGFDLYLRMIGEAVDEFKGEAPDTHAELRLELPVDARIPDEYIASERLRLEAYQKLSSAASAAARPGQIDLVIEELHDRYGAAPEQVQTLITVSRIRRMASLLGMNEVVAMGKVLRIAQVTLPDSKQVRLQRMYPQAKYQDAAHILTVPLPQASRPGQTVSDGEFLEWLLGFFRAIFDATPDAAEQEE; from the coding sequence GTGCGGCGAGCACGCTCTGACGCTGATTTTGTGCTGGTCGACGGTCAACGAGCACCGCTGCTGGCCGCACTCATCGAGGCACGCGCTCGCGGTGAACACGAACATGCGATGGTCTTGGCGATCACCGCAACGAGCCGAGAAGCCGAGCAGTACGCGAGTGACCTCGCATCCTTTCTTCCGGACGCGCAGATCTGTGAACTGCCCGCTTGGGAGACGCTCCCGCATGAACGCCTCAGCCCGTCCGCAGACACCACCGGACGCCGGCTTGCTGCCCTGCGGCAATTGGCACAGTGGCGAGAGCACCGCGACACTCCGTTCATATGCTTCGCATCAGTTCGTGCCGCACTGCAGCCGCTGCTTCCCGGACTTGATGCCGAGGTCGGTATCGAACTGCGAAGCGGCACCCGCGGACACGATCTGCAAGAGCTTGCCGAACGGCTCGTGTATCTCGCCTATCAACGGGTAGATATGGTTACCCGGCGCGGCGAGTTTTCCGTCCGCGGCGGTATTCTCGACGTCTTCCCGCCGGCAGCCGATCACGCAGTGCGTATTGATTTCTTCGGTGATGAGATCGACGAGATTCGTCCGTTCTCGGTCTCCGACCAGCGCTCCTTTGATGAAACCCTTGAATCGGTGTTCTTGACCGCCAGTCGAGAACTGCTGCTCGCGGACGAGGTGCGCGCGCGGGCGCGAGAAATGGAGCACGAGTTTCCAGCGCTCGAAGCGATGCTCACAAAGATCGCCGAGGGTATTCCGGTGGAGGGGATGGAATCACTCGCGCCGGCGCTTGTCGATGAGCTGGTGCCGATCACCAGCTACCTCCCCGAAGACGCAGCGATCGCGGTGCTCGCTCCCGAACGTGTGGTCGGTCGGGCCATGGATCTGCGCGAAACAAACCGCGAGTTTCTCGAAGCTGCGTGGGCGGCGGCAACGGCGGGGGCGGATGCACCGATCGACCTGTCCGGTGGTGACTATCTGTCGCTGCCACAGTTAAAGGAGGCCAGGGGTGAGCGCAATTGGTGGACGTTTTCGCCATTCGGCGCTGAGGAAGACGATGCCATTCGCGTAACCGGCGAGGCAGTGCCCTCGTTCGCGGGAAATTCCGAGGCTGCCGTAGCCCATGCCGTGTCGTTGCTGCAACAGGGGTGGCGCGTCGTAATGGCAGCGAACGGGCAGGGCCTTGTTGAGCGCGCGGTGCAGGTACTCGCCGATCACGGAGCCGCCGGTCGACCCGTTGACGAGCTACCCGCATCCTTAGATACGGGTGTGGCCTACCTGATTCAAGCGCCGCTGAGCGCGGGCGTGCAACTACCGAATCAGCAGATCGCGCTGCTCACCGAAAGTGACTTCTACGGTCGCAGCGCCGGGTATACGGTGCCCGGCACTAAGAAGCTCGCGCGCAAGCGTGCCAACGCGGTGGTTGACCCCCTACAGTTGAGCGCCGGCGATATCGTCGTGCACGATCAGCACGGTATCGGCAAATTTCTCCGACTCGAACAGCGTGATATCCCGGTTGCCGGTCGCCCCGGACAGCGCTCTACACGCGAGTACCTGGTGATTGAGTACGCGCCGTCGAAGCGCGGTCACCCCGGAGACAAACTGCTCGTACCGACCGACCAGCTCTCGCAGCTCTCGCGCTATGTGGGCGGCGAAGCGCCAACGTTGTCGAAGATGGGCGGCAGCGATTGGGCCGCCACAAAGTCCAAGGCGCGCAAAGCCACGCGCGATATCGCCGTGGGACTGGTCAAGCTGTACTCGGCGCGAACCGCCGCCCGCGGACACGCGTTCTCGCCGGACACCCCGTGGCAACACGAGTTTGAAGAGGCGTTCCCACATATCGAGACCCCCGACCAGCTGCAGACCATCGATGAGATCAAACGCGACATGGAACGCGAAATGCCGATGGACCGGTTGCTCTCCGGTGATGTCGGTTTCGGGAAGACCGAAGTGGCCGTACGCGCAGCGTTTAAAGCGGTGCAGGACAGCAAGCAGGTAGTTGTGCTGGTGCCCACGACGCTGCTGGTGAAACAGCACTTGGAGACCTTCACCCAGCGCATGGCCGGCTTCCCGGTGCAGGTTCGTGGGGTGAGTCGATTCCAGAAGCCCAAGGAAATTGCCGACACAAAACAGGGGTTACGAGACGGCTCGGTCGATATCGTCATCGGCACCCACCGCATCCTTGCCGAAGGGTTTACCTTCAACGATCTGGGGCTGGTGATTATCGATGAGGAGCAGCGGTTCGGTGTGGAGCACAAGGAGCGCCTCAAAGAGCTCAAGACCAACGTGGATGTGCTGTCGATGAGTGCAACTCCGATTCCGCGCACGCTTGAGATGGCGGTCACCGGCATCCGAGAGATGTCGACGCTGGCAACGCCGCCGGAGGATCGGCACCCGATTCTCACCTTCGTTGGCCCGCGTAGCGACAAACAGGTGGCGGCGGCGATTCGCCGTGAGCTGCTGCGCGAGGGCCAGGTGTTCTACGTCCACAACCGCACCGCATCCATTAACAACGTCGCCGCACACCTCGCCGAAATCGTGCCCGAGGCCCGCATTGCCGTGGCACACGGGCGGATGAGTGAGAACACCCTTGAGCAGGTGATTGTTGACTTCTGGGAGCGCAAATTCGATGTGCTGGTCTCCACAACCATTGTGGAGACGGGGCTGGATATTCCGAATGCCAACACACTCATCATTGACGATGCGGAACGCTATGGCCTGAGTCAACTACACCAATTGCGCGGTCGCGTCGGTCGCGGTCGAGAGCGCGCATACGCATACTTCCTGTATGACGGGCAGCGGCCGCTCACCGAAACGGCGCACGACCGGCTGGAGACCATCGCCGCGAATAATGAGCTTGGTGCGGGTATGCAGGTGGCCATGAAGGATCTGGAGATCCGCGGGGCTGGGAACCTGCTTGGCGGTGAGCAGTCCGGTCATATCGCCGGGGTCGGTTTTGATCTGTACCTGCGCATGATCGGTGAGGCAGTGGACGAGTTCAAAGGCGAAGCACCCGATACCCACGCCGAGCTTCGCCTCGAGCTACCGGTCGATGCTCGTATTCCCGACGAGTACATCGCTTCCGAACGCCTACGCCTGGAGGCGTATCAAAAGCTCTCGTCAGCGGCATCGGCTGCGGCAAGACCCGGCCAGATCGATTTGGTCATCGAAGAACTACACGACCGATACGGCGCCGCACCCGAACAGGTCCAAACGCTCATAACTGTCTCGCGCATCCGCCGAATGGCCTCGCTGCTCGGGATGAACGAAGTGGTCGCAATGGGGAAGGTGCTCCGCATCGCACAGGTGACGCTGCCGGATTCAAAACAGGTGCGGTTGCAACGGATGTATCCGCAAGCGAAGTATCAGGATGCGGCGCATATCTTGACGGTACCGTTGCCGCAGGCATCACGGCCGGGTCAGACGGTTAGTGACGGTGAATTCCTGGAGTGGTTGCTCGGCTTCTTCCGCGCCATCTTCGATGCCACACCCGACGCTGCCGAACAGGAAGAATAG
- a CDS encoding PucR family transcriptional regulator, translated as MEQSDTGAVQLDSLLATLRGHLTVGAAQSDSTARALIERVELVADEDHRIQPRTIVLAPVLPQTATRTDRGPEAVVVSQSHVQDARTLWPNVPVLVKAPWVAWSELFLALAQLVEVAGAHSAATSGCESLDQLATTVSELTVSSVTIENDRGVLLAYSPTPNTVDEIRQQTILSGSVPQWRLAAMEEAGFFDILRTAQRLVVRPETADAPARLVMPVRAGGRLIGLIWATESALPLEELERIFADAATNAARLMLRDAWSLDEQHSRQQQVVRELLHSETDPAFMAHTLGIPPAAPVCVIMWQGGSAQLQAAVEFALRKIAGRVWLLHDDGLHTALVEFVDAAGGDERLSAGINVALEAVIARHAGAPVVARSAIGVLTQVRALYCEASDVLAAATHCAHSGGGAVLSSVDIPFAIATWRVMQTAAPDAVAAVRELLTPLKEHDAQRHTSLVDTLRVVLSDDGKLVDVARSLNIHSNSLRYRIARIEEIIDGSLHDRDTRTALSLALMLEGPASNCKK; from the coding sequence ATGGAGCAGTCGGATACAGGTGCCGTGCAACTGGATTCGTTGCTGGCGACGCTGCGCGGACACCTAACCGTCGGCGCCGCGCAGAGCGATTCCACGGCCCGGGCATTGATTGAGCGTGTGGAGCTTGTGGCAGATGAGGACCACCGCATCCAGCCGCGAACCATAGTGTTGGCGCCGGTGCTGCCGCAGACAGCAACACGGACGGATCGCGGCCCCGAAGCAGTGGTGGTGTCGCAATCGCATGTGCAGGATGCGCGCACGTTGTGGCCGAACGTGCCGGTGCTGGTGAAAGCTCCCTGGGTGGCGTGGAGCGAGCTCTTCCTGGCGTTAGCGCAGCTCGTTGAGGTCGCTGGCGCACACAGTGCGGCAACTTCCGGATGCGAGTCGCTCGACCAACTCGCGACGACCGTTTCAGAACTTACAGTGAGCTCGGTGACGATCGAGAATGACCGCGGCGTGCTGCTTGCCTACTCACCGACTCCGAACACTGTCGACGAAATCCGCCAACAGACGATCCTTAGCGGCAGCGTTCCTCAGTGGCGTCTAGCGGCTATGGAAGAAGCCGGTTTCTTCGATATTCTGCGCACTGCTCAGCGCCTCGTGGTCCGGCCAGAGACGGCGGATGCGCCTGCCCGGTTGGTCATGCCCGTTCGGGCCGGTGGACGGTTAATCGGTTTGATCTGGGCGACCGAATCCGCACTCCCACTCGAGGAGCTGGAGCGAATCTTTGCGGACGCGGCCACGAATGCGGCTCGACTGATGCTTCGAGATGCCTGGTCGCTCGATGAGCAGCACAGCCGGCAACAGCAGGTGGTCAGAGAGCTGTTGCACAGCGAGACAGACCCAGCATTCATGGCTCACACGCTCGGTATTCCGCCGGCAGCGCCAGTTTGCGTGATCATGTGGCAGGGTGGCTCAGCGCAGCTGCAGGCGGCGGTGGAGTTTGCGCTGCGCAAGATTGCCGGCCGAGTGTGGCTGCTGCACGATGACGGCCTACATACGGCTCTTGTGGAGTTCGTGGATGCGGCCGGTGGCGACGAGCGCCTGTCTGCGGGCATCAACGTGGCACTCGAAGCGGTCATCGCCCGGCATGCGGGCGCACCGGTTGTTGCCCGCAGTGCTATCGGGGTACTGACACAGGTGCGTGCGCTGTACTGCGAAGCCAGTGATGTGCTCGCTGCTGCCACTCACTGTGCACACAGCGGCGGGGGAGCAGTGCTGAGCAGCGTTGATATACCGTTTGCGATCGCAACGTGGCGGGTTATGCAAACGGCGGCACCGGACGCAGTGGCAGCAGTGCGTGAACTGCTGACACCGCTGAAGGAACACGATGCGCAGCGGCATACCTCGCTGGTGGATACCTTGCGGGTTGTGCTTAGCGACGATGGCAAGCTTGTGGATGTCGCGCGTTCGCTCAACATCCACAGCAATAGCCTGCGCTATCGCATTGCTCGCATTGAGGAGATCATCGATGGCTCGTTGCATGACCGGGATACGCGCACCGCACTCAGTCTTGCGCTCATGCTTGAAGGGCCCGCATCCAATTGTAAAAAATAA
- a CDS encoding alanine racemase: MDAVTRRKQAITDIAAMGILDDDNPLVGFIDVDAIHERVAELNEAFTSDSEVLHTVAAKSATLVPLLKLVQQAGMGCEVASPGELAMAQAAGFTPEQMVFDSPAKTASELRQAVQLGIAINVDNVQELARLDEIVADITPTSRIGFRINPQLGAGRIGAMSTATATSKFGVGIQDPGVREAVINAYVERPWLTQLHVHSGSQGLTLEQMALGVKTVVELANEIDAAVGAPRITHIDIGGGLPVNFDSAEVTPKFADYRAALDATVPELFDGRRTIVTEFGRSILAKSGCIVSRVEYAKRSGGRPIVISHVGAQIATRTVFMPESWPLRITAHASDGTEKTGESVAQDIAGPCCFSGDMIAKERALPELDQGDLIAVHDTGAYYFSAHYSYNALPRPAVLAHRAESSKLTWETLREAESIEALLAAAGLNALSVE; encoded by the coding sequence ATGGATGCGGTTACCCGACGCAAACAAGCAATCACCGACATCGCTGCAATGGGCATATTGGATGATGACAATCCGCTCGTCGGCTTCATTGATGTAGATGCGATTCACGAGCGCGTGGCCGAACTCAATGAGGCGTTCACCTCGGACAGTGAGGTGCTGCACACAGTGGCTGCCAAATCGGCGACACTCGTGCCACTGCTGAAGCTCGTCCAGCAAGCCGGTATGGGATGCGAAGTGGCCAGTCCCGGTGAGTTGGCGATGGCGCAGGCAGCCGGGTTTACCCCGGAACAGATGGTGTTCGATTCGCCGGCGAAAACGGCGAGCGAACTTCGGCAAGCGGTACAGCTCGGGATCGCGATCAATGTCGACAATGTGCAAGAACTTGCCCGGCTCGATGAGATCGTCGCCGACATCACGCCGACATCACGAATCGGATTCCGAATCAACCCGCAACTCGGCGCAGGGCGCATAGGTGCGATGAGCACCGCGACCGCAACGTCGAAGTTCGGTGTGGGGATCCAGGACCCGGGAGTTCGTGAGGCGGTTATCAACGCCTATGTCGAACGCCCCTGGCTTACCCAACTGCATGTGCACAGCGGTTCGCAGGGGTTGACGCTTGAACAGATGGCGCTGGGCGTAAAGACCGTGGTTGAGCTGGCCAACGAAATCGACGCTGCCGTAGGAGCACCGCGTATTACTCATATCGATATCGGTGGCGGCCTACCCGTTAATTTTGATAGCGCTGAGGTTACCCCGAAGTTTGCCGACTATCGCGCCGCGCTCGACGCTACGGTGCCAGAGCTATTCGATGGGCGACGCACCATCGTCACAGAGTTCGGGCGCTCGATTCTGGCCAAGAGCGGATGCATTGTGTCGCGTGTCGAGTACGCGAAGCGTTCGGGCGGACGCCCGATTGTTATTTCCCACGTCGGTGCTCAAATTGCGACCCGCACGGTATTCATGCCGGAATCCTGGCCGCTGCGCATTACCGCACACGCGTCGGACGGTACTGAGAAGACGGGCGAGAGCGTGGCACAGGATATCGCTGGCCCGTGCTGCTTCTCCGGCGATATGATCGCCAAGGAGCGTGCGCTGCCGGAGCTGGACCAGGGCGATCTCATCGCTGTGCACGATACCGGTGCCTACTATTTCTCGGCGCACTACAGTTACAACGCCCTTCCGCGCCCAGCGGTGCTTGCACACCGTGCTGAGAGCTCTAAACTCACGTGGGAAACACTGCGTGAAGCAGAGTCAATCGAGGCGCTCTTGGCAGCTGCCGGGCTGAACGCACTCAGTGTTGAGTGA
- the gltS gene encoding sodium/glutamate symporter, translated as MNIELDDIQTVGLAAVLLVIGILIKRRVYFFQRFAIPAPVIGGFLFALLNLVFHVTDTVNITLSDTLQKFFMVIFFTTVGYGASVKVLRSSGTKVLYFLGVAGVLVALQSAVAFGLAPVVQIDPALAMMTGSVSMTGGHGISGGISPLVEASGVGGAQTVAYTAATFGLVAGSLMGGPVANRIIQRRGLKPSTEQVEVNQSILETGPRELQGDRILRAFIVIFISMAIGSAITAGLNVLIAQFTDLAAFPVYLGSMLVAIFLRYLSDRRDPEVKGELVPVQEVKIVGDVSLAVFLSMALMSIKLWELADLALPLIVLLLAQIVLMFLYANFVTFNLMGRNYDAAVLTAGHCGFGLGATPNGVANMDSVTEKFGESKTAFFVLPIVGGMFIDFINIFVIMAFLAFV; from the coding sequence ATGAACATTGAACTTGATGATATCCAGACAGTTGGATTAGCCGCAGTCCTATTGGTCATCGGTATTCTTATTAAGCGGCGCGTCTATTTCTTCCAGCGCTTCGCTATTCCCGCTCCGGTCATCGGCGGATTTCTCTTTGCGCTACTCAACCTCGTATTCCACGTCACCGATACGGTGAACATCACGCTGTCAGACACCCTGCAGAAATTCTTCATGGTGATCTTCTTCACCACCGTTGGTTACGGCGCCAGCGTAAAGGTGCTGCGCTCATCCGGAACAAAAGTGCTCTACTTCCTTGGCGTTGCCGGTGTACTGGTCGCACTGCAGTCTGCGGTCGCATTCGGTTTGGCTCCGGTCGTGCAGATCGACCCAGCGCTGGCGATGATGACCGGCTCAGTATCGATGACCGGTGGACACGGTATCTCCGGTGGTATCTCCCCGCTCGTAGAAGCATCCGGTGTCGGTGGAGCGCAGACCGTTGCCTACACCGCTGCAACCTTCGGTCTCGTTGCCGGATCGCTAATGGGTGGGCCAGTCGCCAACCGGATCATTCAGCGCCGTGGGCTCAAGCCTTCCACCGAGCAAGTGGAAGTGAATCAGTCAATTCTCGAAACCGGACCCCGGGAGCTACAAGGGGACCGCATCCTGCGCGCATTCATCGTGATCTTCATTTCTATGGCGATCGGTAGCGCCATCACCGCAGGGTTGAATGTATTGATTGCGCAGTTCACCGACCTCGCCGCATTCCCCGTGTACCTGGGATCGATGTTGGTAGCGATCTTCCTCCGCTACCTCTCTGACCGGCGCGACCCCGAGGTCAAGGGTGAGCTCGTCCCGGTACAGGAAGTAAAGATTGTCGGCGACGTATCGCTCGCAGTGTTCCTGTCAATGGCGCTGATGAGCATCAAGCTGTGGGAACTGGCCGACCTCGCCTTGCCGCTGATCGTCTTGCTGCTCGCGCAGATTGTGCTGATGTTCCTCTACGCCAACTTCGTAACGTTCAACCTCATGGGACGTAACTACGATGCGGCAGTCCTCACTGCGGGACACTGCGGATTCGGGCTCGGCGCAACACCAAATGGCGTGGCCAATATGGACTCCGTGACCGAGAAATTTGGTGAGTCGAAAACGGCATTCTTCGTGCTACCGATCGTCGGCGGAATGTTTATCGACTTCATCAATATCTTCGTAATTATGGCCTTCCTGGCGTTCGTCTAA
- a CDS encoding type VII secretion target, which yields MEPLDISPETLKRHANYTRQDAAEIAETNSTAGSMNLSGGAFGLMCSGLVPRAEGVANSAQRLLQEAKHMLERNSDALTKTAAEFAEADEEYASTFNQTEIGDSISGAYNE from the coding sequence ATGGAACCGCTAGACATCAGCCCGGAAACGCTCAAACGCCACGCCAACTACACCCGCCAGGACGCCGCTGAGATCGCCGAGACGAATTCAACGGCAGGCTCAATGAACCTCTCCGGCGGAGCGTTCGGCCTCATGTGCTCCGGCCTCGTGCCGCGCGCCGAGGGCGTCGCTAACTCGGCGCAACGGCTCCTACAGGAAGCTAAGCACATGCTCGAGCGCAACTCGGACGCGCTGACCAAAACGGCCGCCGAATTCGCAGAGGCCGACGAAGAATACGCCAGCACATTCAACCAGACCGAAATCGGTGATTCGATCTCGGGAGCGTATAACGAATGA
- a CDS encoding YbaB/EbfC family nucleoid-associated protein, giving the protein MTDSNATPDSFAEALPDPVALRARIAQQVEDARKHAASVSAMNERLQRIEGSASSPGGDVRVRVNAKCVVTNLELGEHTIRLGRRTLAKLIMETMMDAQRNVARQALAEAEHSLNEETIAQMRAEYEQQLGYIDDESPNDTDQPSRRHTPGAAWNR; this is encoded by the coding sequence GTGACCGACTCGAATGCAACGCCTGATTCATTTGCCGAGGCCCTGCCGGATCCCGTCGCTCTGCGCGCCAGGATTGCCCAGCAGGTTGAGGATGCGCGCAAGCATGCGGCTTCGGTTTCGGCAATGAACGAGCGCTTACAGCGCATCGAAGGTAGCGCTTCCTCCCCCGGTGGCGATGTTCGAGTACGAGTGAACGCGAAATGCGTTGTCACCAACCTCGAGCTGGGCGAGCACACTATCCGCCTCGGCCGCCGCACGCTGGCGAAGCTCATTATGGAGACCATGATGGACGCCCAGCGCAACGTTGCCCGGCAGGCGCTCGCAGAGGCCGAACACTCACTGAACGAAGAAACGATCGCGCAGATGCGCGCCGAATACGAACAGCAGCTCGGCTACATCGACGATGAGTCACCGAACGACACCGACCAACCGTCTCGCCGCCACACGCCAGGAGCCGCATGGAACCGCTAG
- a CDS encoding MazG family protein, translating to MSKTSPTESWVALRDTVDALFGAKGCAWCEQQTHRSLVPYLIEESAELVDAIETGTRDDLIEELGDVAFQVLFHAALAQRAGNFTLDDVLDELREKIVRRNPHVFGTHPTRDIDEILRQWHTAKAQEKRHRRSVLDGVAFGMPALALAAKVIGKGELVGVAAPNEPAAPEADPHEATGQALLAAVTAAREAGVDPEQALRDAVRRHADRIRAHESDNGAR from the coding sequence ATGAGCAAAACGTCTCCAACCGAATCCTGGGTTGCGCTACGCGACACCGTCGACGCACTATTTGGCGCGAAGGGATGTGCGTGGTGCGAACAACAGACGCACCGCTCGCTCGTGCCCTACCTGATCGAAGAGTCCGCTGAGCTCGTGGACGCAATTGAAACCGGCACGCGCGACGACCTCATTGAAGAGCTCGGTGATGTTGCTTTTCAAGTGCTGTTTCACGCGGCACTCGCACAGCGAGCTGGCAACTTCACCCTTGACGATGTGCTCGACGAGCTGCGCGAGAAAATTGTGCGCCGGAACCCGCACGTGTTCGGCACGCATCCGACACGCGATATTGATGAGATTCTGCGACAGTGGCATACGGCAAAAGCGCAGGAGAAACGTCACCGCAGGTCGGTTCTCGACGGAGTAGCGTTTGGGATGCCAGCCCTGGCGCTTGCTGCCAAAGTGATCGGTAAGGGCGAACTGGTAGGTGTGGCCGCGCCAAACGAGCCGGCAGCGCCCGAGGCTGATCCGCACGAAGCGACCGGGCAGGCACTCTTAGCCGCCGTGACTGCAGCGCGTGAAGCGGGTGTCGACCCCGAACAGGCGCTGCGAGACGCAGTACGACGACATGCCGACCGCATCCGCGCACACGAATCGGATAACGGTGCGCGCTAG